Proteins encoded in a region of the Enoplosus armatus isolate fEnoArm2 chromosome 16, fEnoArm2.hap1, whole genome shotgun sequence genome:
- the sostdc1b gene encoding sclerostin domain-containing protein 1b: MLRTSASSALQLPALLLLLLLLSRSASAVHNDATESANAQPAPDAQEEPAEEEDTNQARNGGRRQADAARNGPDQSQVGCRELRSTKYISDGQCTSINPIKELVCAGECLPAHLLPNWIGGGGHTGRYWSRRDAQEWRCVIDRTRTQRIQLQCQDGSSRTYKITVVTSCKCKRYSRQQNDSGHKDTSVNSGKQRKSQKKAGRPEDGAGGPPDN, encoded by the exons ATGCTCCGTACGTCCGCCTCCAGCGCACTCCAGCTCCCCgcgctcctgctgctgctgctgctgctgagcaggagCGCCTCGGCGGTCCACAACGACGCCACGGAGTCGGCCAACGCTCAGCCGGCCCCGGACGCTCAGGAAGAGCCCGCGGAGGAGGAAGACACCAATCAAGCGAGGAACGGCGGGAGGCGGCAGGCTGACGCCGCGCGTAATG GCCCGGACCAGAGCCAagtgggctgcagggagctgagGTCCACAAAGTACATCTCCGATGGCCAGTGCACCAGCATCAACCCCATCAAGGAGCTGGTGTGCGCCGGAGAGTGTCTGCCGGCCCACCTGCTGCCCAACTGGATCGGGGGCGGGGGTCACACCGGGAGGTACTGGAGCCGCCGCGACGCCCAGGAGTGGCGCTGCGTCATCGACCGGACCAGGACCCAGCGGATCCAGCTGCAGTGCCAGGACGGCAGCTCCAGGACCTACAAGATAACCGTGGTGACCTCCTGCAAGTGCAAGCGCTACTCCCGACAGCAGAATGACTCAGGACACAAGGACACGTCTGTCAACAGTGGtaaacagaggaaaagtcagaagaAGGCTGGACGGCCTGAGGATGGAGCCGGGGGGCCGCCTGACAATTAA